The Streptomyces sp. ICC1 DNA window ATCCGGCAGCAGAACCCCGACACCGCCGTCCTGCTCCTCTCCCAGTACGTGGAGGAGCGCTACGCCGCCGATCTGCTGGCCACCCAGACCAGCGCCGGCATCGGCTACCTCCTCAAACAACGCGTCGCCGACGTGGAGGAGTTCATCGACGCCCTGCGCAGGGTCGCCGCGGGCGGCACCGCGCTCGACCCGCAGGTCGTCGCCCAGCTCCTGCTGCGCCGGGGCGGCGGCCCGGACCCGCTCGAGCGCCTCACCCCGCGCGAACGCGACGTGCTCGCCCTCATGGCCGAGGGCCGCTCCAACGCCGGCATCGCCACCGAACTCGTCGTGAGCGAGAGCGCCGTGGCCAAGCACATCAACAACATCTTCGCCAAGCTCG harbors:
- a CDS encoding response regulator transcription factor → MRAVIAEDSVLLRIGLVKVLEMAGFEVAAETADAEGLLAAVEEHRPELALVDVRMPPGFTDEGVRAALMIRQQNPDTAVLLLSQYVEERYAADLLATQTSAGIGYLLKQRVADVEEFIDALRRVAAGGTALDPQVVAQLLLRRGGGPDPLERLTPRERDVLALMAEGRSNAGIATELVVSESAVAKHINNIFAKLDLPVADGDHRRVLAVLRFLDGTP